The Streptomyces sp. NBC_00775 genome includes the window TGCACATTTGTACGGCTATTTCACCCCGTCAGCATGATCGTCTGGTGGCTCCTCCGGCGGTACCACCCGCTTCTCCTCCGCGAAGTGACAGGCCGAGTCGTGCGCGGCCGGGCCCTCGGTGAGCCGGAACTCCGCGGGCACCGCGAGCAGCGGCACCTCCAGCGTGCACCGCTCCTGCGCCTTCCAGCAGCGGGTGCGGAAGCGGCATCCGGAGGGGATGTTCGCCGGAGAGGGCACATCGCCGGCGAGGATGATCCGCTCCCGGTGCTCCCTGGCCTCCGGGTCGGGCACGGGCACGGCGGAGAGCAGCGCCTGGGTGTAGGGGTGCGTCGGGTGGTCGTAGATCTCGGCGTCCTTGCCGGTCTCCACGATCCGCCCGAGGTACATCACGCCGACCCGGTCGGAGATGTGCCGCACGATCGACAGGTCGTGCGCGATGAAGACGTAACTCAGGTCGAACTCGTCCTGGAGCCGGTCCAGCAGGTTGATCACCTGGGCCTGCACGGAGACGTCGAGCGCGGAGACCGGCTCGTCGGCGACGATGATCTCGGGGCGCAGCGCCAGCCCGCGCGCGATGCCGATGCGCTGGCGCTGGCCGCCGGAGAACTGGTGCGGGTAGCGGTTGATGTACTCCGGGTTGAGCCCGACCACGTCGAGCAGGTCCTGGACCTTTTGCCGGCGGTCGCCCTTGGGCGCGACCTCGGGATGGATCTCGTACGGCTCCCCGATGATGTCGCCGACGGTCATGCGCGGGTTGAGCGAGGTGTACGGGTCCTGGAAGACCATCTGGATGTTGCGGCGTACGGCCTTGAGGGCCTTGGCGGAGAGCCGGGCGATGTCCTCGCCCCTGTACTTGATCGTCCCGTCGGTCGGCTTCTCCAGGTTGACCAGCATCTTGGCGACCGTGGACTTGCCGCAGCCGGACTCGCCGACGATGCTGAGGGTCTCACCGCGGTCGAGGTGGAAGTCGACGCCGTCGACGGCCTTGACCGCGCCGATCTGCTTCTTGAAGAGGATGCCCTGGGTGAGGGGGTAGTGCTTGACCAGGCCGCTGACCTCGAGAATCGTCTCAGACATCGGACTCTCCCCCGGCGTTCGCGCCCCCGTCGCCGGCGCCCCGGCCGCTCGCGGCATCGAGCGTCTCCCTCCAGAAGAAGCAGGCGCTCCTGCGGACCCCTTCCGGACCGTCCACCTCCGCGAGCGGCGGCACCTCGCTCCGGCAGATGTCCTGGGCCATCGGGCAGCGCGGGTTGAAGGCGCAGCCCGGCGGGATGTGCATCAGGTTCGGCGGCAGACCCTTGATCGCGTAGAGCTCCTTGCCCTTCTGGTCGAGCCGCGGGATCGACTCCAGGAGCCCCTTCGTATAGGGGTGCGCCGGGGCTTTGTAGATGTCGTGGACCGGCGCCGACTCGATGATCCGGCCCGCGTACATCACCGCGATGTGGTCGGCGACGTCCGCGACCACGCCGAGGTCGTGGGTGATGAGGATGAGCCCCATGTGGAGCTCGCGCTGCAGCTCGGCGAGGAGGTCCATGACCTGGGCCTGGACGGTGACGTCGAGCGCGGTGGTCGGTTCGTCGGCGATGATCAGCGCGGGTTCGAGCGCCAGCGCCATGGCGATCATGATGCGCTGGCGCATGCCGCCGGAGAACTGGTGCGGATAGTCGCGCACCCGGTCGGCGGCGGCCGGGATCCGTACCCGCTCCATCAGCTCGATCGCCTTGGCCCGGGCGGCCTTCCTCGACATCCCGCGGTGCACGGTGAACATCTCGCCGAGCTGGTCGCCGACGCTGAGCACGGGGTTCAGGGAGGAGAGCGCGTCCTGGAAGATCATCGCCATCTCGGCGCCGCGCACCTTGCGCCGCTCGTCCTCCTTGAGCTTCAGCAGGTCCTTGCCCTGGAAGAGGATCTCGCCGCCGGTGATCCTGCCGGGCGGCATGTCGAGGATGCCCATCACGGCCTGCGCGGTCACCGACTTGCCGGAGCCGGACTCGCCGAGCACGGCGAGCGTCTCGCCCTCGTCCACGCTGTAGTTGACGCCGTTGACGGCCTTGGCGACCCCGTCCCTGGTTCGGAACTCCACGTGCAGATCGCGCACTTCGAGCAGCACCGCGGTCACCTCAGCTTCGGGTCGAGGGCGTCGCGCACCGCGTCGCCGAGCATGATGAACGCCAGGACGGTGATCGCGAGGGCGCCGGCGGGCCACAGCAGCATGTGCGGGGCCTGCCGAATGTAGGCGGACGCCGAGGAGATGTCGATGCCCCAGCTGACCGTCGGCGGCTTCAGGCCGACGCCGAGGTACGAGAGGGTCGCCTCCAGCGAGATGTACGTGCCGAGCGCGATGGTGGCGACGACGATGACCGGCGCGACGGCGTTGGGCGTGATGTGCCGCAGCATCAGCCGGGAGTTGGAGGCGCCGAGGGCGCGGGCGGCCTGGACGTAGTCGTTGTGCTTGGTGGTGATGACGGCGCCGCGCGCGATGCGGGAGATCTGCGGCCAGCCGAGCAGCACCATGAACCCGATGACCGGCCAGATCGTATTGCTGGTCACCACGGAGAGGAGGACCAGACCGCCGAGGACCACGGGGATCGCGAAGAAGATGTCGGTGATGCGGGACAGGAACGAGTCCCCCAGCCCGCCGAAGAACCCGGCGAGCATGCCGAGCACCGAGCCGAGGATCGCGACACCGAGGGTGGCGCAGACGCCGACGCTGATCGAGACGCGGGTCCCGTACACCGTCCGCGTGTAGACGTCGCAGCCCTGGCCGTCGAAGCCGAAGGGGTGTCCGGGCTGCGAGCCCTCCTGGGCCTTGGCCAGGTCGCACTTGAGCGGGTTCCCGGAGGCGATCAGGGAAGGCCAGAGGGAGATGACGACCAGGAAGAGGATGACGAGCCCGGAGAGGATGAAGACGGGGTTGCGCCGCAGGTCGCGCCAGGCGTCGGACCACAGGCTCCTGGGCTTCTCCCGCGGACCCGTGCCTTCCGGTCCGCCGGGGGTCTTCTCCAGGGTCTCCGCCTCGCTGGTTCCGAGGTCCATGGTGCCCCCAAAGCCGGTCGGCGCGATGGCGAGGTCGTCCGGAGGAGGCCCCACCGGCCTCTCGGGCACCCCAGGACCACGGGATCCCGATCCCCCAGGCCCCCCAGGCCCGTCCGGCTCGTACGGCGGCTGCTCAGGCATAGCGGATCCTCGGGTCGAGTACGGCGTAGAGGAGGTCGACGAGCAGGTTGGCGACCAGGAAGACAAGGACGAGGATGGTCACGAAGCCGACCACGGTCTGGGTGTTCTGCCGGAGGATCCCCTGGTAGAGCTGGAAACCGACGCCGTGGATGTTGAAGATCCGCTCGGTGACGATCGCGCCGCCCATCAGCGCGCCGATGTCGGTGCCGATGAAGGTGACGACGGGGATCAGCGAATTGCGCAGCAGATGCTTGGTGGTCACCCGGCGCCGGGGCAGGCCCTTGGCGATGGCGGTACGGACGTAGTCGGACCGTCTGTTCTCCGCGATGGAGGTCCGGGTCAGCCGGGTCACGTAGGCGAGGGAGACCGAGGCCAGCACCAGGCCCGGCACGATCAGTTCGCCGAAGGTGGCATCCCCGGAGACCGAGGGTTCGATCCAGTGCCATTTGACGCCGAGCACCAGCTGGAGCAGCAGACCGGTGACGAAGATCGGCACCGAGATGACGACCAGGGTGAGCAGCAGCACGCCCGTGTCGACCGGCCGGCCGCGGCGCAGCCCGGTGATGACGCCCAGCGTGATCCCGATGACGATCTCGAAGAGGATCGCGACGATCGTCAGCCGGATGGTGATCGGGAAGGCGGAGGCCATCAGCTCGGTGACCGGCTGCCCGTTGAAGGCGGTGCCGAAGTCGCCGGTGAAGATGTGGCCCAGGTAGGTGAGGTACTGCTGCCACACGGGCTTGTCGAGGCCGAACTCCTTGCGCAGCTGGGCGGCCGTCGCGGGGTCGCACTGCTTGTCGCCGCACAGGCCCGCGATGGGGTCGCCCATGACGTTCACCATCAGGAAGATCAGCAGTGTGGCGCCGATGAAGACCGGGATCATCTGCAGCAGACGCCGGATTACGTACCGTCCCATGAGGGCTCCGGAGGTAGTACGGGGCGAGCGCCGGGGTTCTTCTCAGAAGAAGCGCGCTCGCCCCGTGGACGGTTCAGCTGACCTTGATCTCGTTGTAGACGGGAACGCTGAACTGGTTGAGCGCCACGTTGGAGATGTTCTCCGAGTAGCCGGCGCTGCCGTTCTGGTACCAGAGCGGGATGGCGGCCATGTTGTCCCGGACGACCCCTTCGGCCTGCTGGAAGAGCTTGATGGCCTTGGCCGTGTCGGTCTCCGCGTTCGCCTGGTCGACAAGGCTGTCGAAGTCCTTGTTGGACCACTTGCCGTCGTTGGAGGAGGCGTTCGTGTAGTAGAGCGGCTGGAGGAAGTTCTGGATCAGCGGGTAGTCCATCTGCCAGCCGGCCCGGAACGGGCCGGGCATCTTGTGCTGGCCGATCTGGTTACGGAAGTCGGCGAAGGTGCCGATCGGGTTGCCGACGCAGGCCTTGTCGTTGCCGAGCGCGTTGTTGATGGAGTTGCAGACGGCGTCGATCCACTCCTTGTGGGAGCCGGTGTCCGCGTTGTACGAGATCTTGATCTGTCCGCCGGGCAGACCGCCGCCCTCCTCGATCAGCTTCTTGGCCTCGGTCGGGTTGTACTCGCAGGAGTCGCCGCACAGCCCGTCCTGGAAGCCGCCGTCCGTACCGAGCACCGGTGAGGTCCAGTCGGTGGCCGGGGTGCGGGTCTTCTGGAAGATCGTGTCGGTGATCTGCGCGCGGTTGATCGCCATGGACAGGCCCTGGCGGACCTTCACCGCCCCGCTGGTGTCCCACTTCTTGTCATAGAACGGGAAAGCCAGCGTCTGGATGATGCCGGCCGGTGTATTGATGTAGCGATCACCGAGGTCGCTCTTCACGTTCTTGAGCTGAGAGGCGGGCACGTCGTCGACGAGGTCGAGGTTGCCGGCCAGCAGGTCGGTGTAGGCGGTGTTGTTGTCGGTGTAGACCTTGAGGGTCACGCCGCCGTTCTGCGCCTTGTCGTCGCCGGGGTAGCCGTCCCACTTCTTGAGGGCCATCTCCGAGCCCTTGGTGTACGAGCCGATGGTGTACGGGCCGTTGCCGACGGGCTTCTTGACCCAGGCCGCGTGGTCGTCGAAGAACGCGGTGGGCAGCGGCGCGTAGGCCACATAGCCGAGGGTGTCGGGGAACGTCGAGAACTTCTGGTTGAGCTTGACGGTGAAGGTGTTCGTGCCGGTCACCGCGAGCCCGGAGAGGGTGTCGGCGGTCTGCTGGCTGCCGTCCTCCGGGTGGACCTTGTCGTAGCCGT containing:
- a CDS encoding ABC transporter permease; protein product: MGRYVIRRLLQMIPVFIGATLLIFLMVNVMGDPIAGLCGDKQCDPATAAQLRKEFGLDKPVWQQYLTYLGHIFTGDFGTAFNGQPVTELMASAFPITIRLTIVAILFEIVIGITLGVITGLRRGRPVDTGVLLLTLVVISVPIFVTGLLLQLVLGVKWHWIEPSVSGDATFGELIVPGLVLASVSLAYVTRLTRTSIAENRRSDYVRTAIAKGLPRRRVTTKHLLRNSLIPVVTFIGTDIGALMGGAIVTERIFNIHGVGFQLYQGILRQNTQTVVGFVTILVLVFLVANLLVDLLYAVLDPRIRYA
- a CDS encoding peptide ABC transporter substrate-binding protein is translated as MRGVTHARWAACAAAVALAATACGGGGGGGGGNGSGVLTSSWGDPQNPLEPANTNEVQGGKVLDMIFRGLKRYDAKTGAAENMLADKIDTSDSQNFTITVKDGWKFSNGEAVTAKSFVDAWNYGASLKNNQKNAYFFGYIDGYDKVHPEDGSQQTADTLSGLAVTGTNTFTVKLNQKFSTFPDTLGYVAYAPLPTAFFDDHAAWVKKPVGNGPYTIGSYTKGSEMALKKWDGYPGDDKAQNGGVTLKVYTDNNTAYTDLLAGNLDLVDDVPASQLKNVKSDLGDRYINTPAGIIQTLAFPFYDKKWDTSGAVKVRQGLSMAINRAQITDTIFQKTRTPATDWTSPVLGTDGGFQDGLCGDSCEYNPTEAKKLIEEGGGLPGGQIKISYNADTGSHKEWIDAVCNSINNALGNDKACVGNPIGTFADFRNQIGQHKMPGPFRAGWQMDYPLIQNFLQPLYYTNASSNDGKWSNKDFDSLVDQANAETDTAKAIKLFQQAEGVVRDNMAAIPLWYQNGSAGYSENISNVALNQFSVPVYNEIKVS
- a CDS encoding ABC transporter permease; translation: MDLGTSEAETLEKTPGGPEGTGPREKPRSLWSDAWRDLRRNPVFILSGLVILFLVVISLWPSLIASGNPLKCDLAKAQEGSQPGHPFGFDGQGCDVYTRTVYGTRVSISVGVCATLGVAILGSVLGMLAGFFGGLGDSFLSRITDIFFAIPVVLGGLVLLSVVTSNTIWPVIGFMVLLGWPQISRIARGAVITTKHNDYVQAARALGASNSRLMLRHITPNAVAPVIVVATIALGTYISLEATLSYLGVGLKPPTVSWGIDISSASAYIRQAPHMLLWPAGALAITVLAFIMLGDAVRDALDPKLR
- a CDS encoding ABC transporter ATP-binding protein, with protein sequence MSETILEVSGLVKHYPLTQGILFKKQIGAVKAVDGVDFHLDRGETLSIVGESGCGKSTVAKMLVNLEKPTDGTIKYRGEDIARLSAKALKAVRRNIQMVFQDPYTSLNPRMTVGDIIGEPYEIHPEVAPKGDRRQKVQDLLDVVGLNPEYINRYPHQFSGGQRQRIGIARGLALRPEIIVADEPVSALDVSVQAQVINLLDRLQDEFDLSYVFIAHDLSIVRHISDRVGVMYLGRIVETGKDAEIYDHPTHPYTQALLSAVPVPDPEAREHRERIILAGDVPSPANIPSGCRFRTRCWKAQERCTLEVPLLAVPAEFRLTEGPAAHDSACHFAEEKRVVPPEEPPDDHADGVK
- a CDS encoding ABC transporter ATP-binding protein, whose product is MLLEVRDLHVEFRTRDGVAKAVNGVNYSVDEGETLAVLGESGSGKSVTAQAVMGILDMPPGRITGGEILFQGKDLLKLKEDERRKVRGAEMAMIFQDALSSLNPVLSVGDQLGEMFTVHRGMSRKAARAKAIELMERVRIPAAADRVRDYPHQFSGGMRQRIMIAMALALEPALIIADEPTTALDVTVQAQVMDLLAELQRELHMGLILITHDLGVVADVADHIAVMYAGRIIESAPVHDIYKAPAHPYTKGLLESIPRLDQKGKELYAIKGLPPNLMHIPPGCAFNPRCPMAQDICRSEVPPLAEVDGPEGVRRSACFFWRETLDAASGRGAGDGGANAGGESDV